A region from the Populus trichocarpa isolate Nisqually-1 chromosome 18, P.trichocarpa_v4.1, whole genome shotgun sequence genome encodes:
- the LOC7488970 gene encoding auxin-responsive protein IAA33, producing MNSSFDSKKREDSLKGRWQEIRRVPNMSQYTRPTSSVPNFMAKPITFPGFEDDDVVSTMIPPVTVALEGRSICQRISLHKHESYHSLAKALRQMFVDGAGSDSGQNTSSASDSVSDLDLDLSNAIPGHLIAYEDIENDLLLAGDLNWQDFVRVAKRIRILPAKGNSRKATGGTAV from the exons atgaacagtagttttgattctaaaaaaagagaagactCCTTGAAAGGAAGATGGCAAGAGATTAGAAGAGTCCCAAACATGAGCCAGTACACTCGACCAACTTCTTCTGTACCCAACTTCATGGCTAAGCCTATAACCTTCCCTGGCTTTGAAGATGACGATGTTGTTTCCACCATGATCCCTCCGGTGACAGTTGCTCTCGAGGGCCGTTCGATCTGCCAGAGAATTAGCCTTCATAAGCATGAAAGCTATCATAGCCTTGCAAAGGCTCTAAGGCAGATGTTTGTTGATGGAGCTGGCAGCGATTCAGGACAGAACACATCATCAGCATCAGATAGTGTTAGTGATCTTGATCTTGATCTTTCAAATGCGATTCCTGGTCATCTCATTGCCTATGAAGACATTGAAAATGATCTCCTTCTTGCCGGTGACCTTAACTGGCA AGATTTTGTGCGTGTGGCCAAGAGGATTAGGATACTGCCCGCAAAGGGGAATTCAAGGAAGGCAACAGGAGGGACGGCTGTGTGA
- the LOC7461581 gene encoding pentatricopeptide repeat-containing protein At1g59720, chloroplastic/mitochondrial — MVLGVIQSPPPQIVTSKPTNHYNLLLQHLNECKDMSQLKQIHALSLRSTLPNHSTTLFLYSRILHFSSLHDLNYAYRVFDQVDNPNSFMWNILIRACAQSQSVHLKREAILLYNTMLQRSSPFPDNHTFPFVLKACAYLFALFEGKQAHAHLLKLGFQSDVYINNSLIHFYASCGSLESAKNVFDKMPQRSLVSWNAMIDAFVLFGEFETALQLFVQFQQQFFEPDGYTIQSVINACAGLCALSLGMWAHAFLLRNCGVSVARDHVLVNNSLLDMYCKCGSLDIATQIFEGMQKHDVTSWNSMILGFAMHGKGELALECFERMIRISRFVPNSITFVGVLSACNHRYMVNEGRKYFDMMVNEYKIEPQLEHYGCLVDILARAGLIDEALELVASMPMKPDVVIWRSLLDSCCKKNASVELSENIARQILESEEADSSGVYVLLSRVYASASRWNDVGLVRKLMTNNGILKEPGCSLIEVDGVTHEFFAGDTSHPQTKEIYQVLNVVEERIDSTGYKPDYSQAPMVDELNTSKRDSLRLHSERLAIALGLLNLKPGMPIRIFKNLRVCDDCHKVTGLISEIFNVEIIVRDRVRFHHFKDGSCSCMDYW, encoded by the coding sequence TGCCAAACCACTCAACCACTCTCTTTCTCTACAGTCGaattctccatttctcttcccTCCATGATCTTAACTACGCTTATCGAGTGTTCGATCAAGTTGACAACCCTAATTCATTTATGTGGAACATTCTTATCAGAGCCTGTGCACAAAGCCAAAGCGTTCATCTTAAACGAGAAGCTATTTTGCTGTATAACACTATGCTACAGCGATCATCACCCTTCCCCGATAACCACACCTTCCCCTTCGTTTTAAAGGCTTGCGCATATTTGTTTGCTTTGTTTGAAGGGAAACAAGCACACGCCCACTTGTTAAAACTTGGGTTTCAATCTGATGTCTATATAAATAACAGCCTCATTCATTTCTATGCTTCCTGCGGTAGTTTGGAGTCCGCAAAGaatgtgtttgataaaatgccGCAGAGAAGTTTGGTTTCATGGAATGCTATGATTGACGCGTTTGTTCTGTTTGGTGAGTTTGAAACTGCTTTGCAATTGTTTGTTCAGTTTCAGCAGCAGTTCTTTGAGCCAGATGGGTATACAATTCAGAGTGTTATAAATGCTTGTGCTGGCCTGTGTGCTTTGTCTCTGGGGATGTGGGCTCATGCTTTTTTGTTGAGAAACTGTGGTGTTTCTGTAGCTAGAGATCATGTTTTGGTTAACAATTCTTTGTTGGATATGTATTGCAAATGTGGGTCGTTGGATATTGCTACGCAGATCTTTGAGGGGATGCAAAAGCACGATGTAACTTCATGGAATTCAATGATTTTAGGATTTGCCATGCATGGAAAAGGTGAGTTAGCATTGGAGTGTTTTGAACGCATGATTAGGATATCGAGATTTGTTCCGAATTCTATCACGTTTGTTGGGGTTTTGAGCGCGTGTAACCACAGGTATATGGTTAATGAGGGCCGCAAGTATTTTGACATGATGGTTAACGAATACAAGATAGAACCTCAATTAGAACACTACGGATGCCTAGTCGATATCCTGGCCCGTGCTGGTTTGATTGATGAAGCTTTGGAATTGGTTGCAAGCATGCCCATGAAACCAGATGTTGTTATATGGAGGAGTCTCCTAGATTCCTGTTGCAAGAAAAATGCAAGCGTCGAGCTAAGTGAAAATATAGCTAGGCAGATCCTTGAGTCAGAAGAAGCTGATTCTAGTGGAGTTTATGTGCTCTTATCCAGAGTCTATGCATCGGCTAGCAGGTGGAATGATGTTGGCTTGGTTAGAAAATTGATGACTAACAATGGCATATTGAAAGAGCCTGGCTGTAGTTTGATTGAGGTAGATGGTGTTACCCACGAATTTTTTGCTGGGGACACCTCTCATCCTCAAACTAAAGAAATATATCAGGTTTTGAATGTGGTTGAAGAAAGGATAGATTCAACAGGGTATAAACCTGACTATTCGCAAGCACCTATGGTTGATGAGCTGAACACTAGCAAGCGAGACAGTCTTAGGCTGCACAGCGAGAGACTTGCCATTGCTTTGGGGcttttaaacttgaaaccaGGAATGCCAATACGTATTTTCAAGAACCTTCGGGTCTGTGATGACTGCCACAAGGTCACTGGATTAATttctgaaatcttcaatgtggAGATTATTGTGAGAGATCGCGTTCGATTCCATCACTTTAAAGACGGTTCCTGTTCATGCATGGATTATTGGTGA